Part of the Parcubacteria group bacterium ADurb.Bin159 genome, ACAAAAAGAGATAAATTCAGAGCTTGGACTGATAATTATTATAAAAAACTTATAAAAACCCTATTCCCGAATTTTCTTAATCTTTATTTCGCTGAAATTAACGAAGAACCATTAGCAGCTAATATTATTATTTTCTTTCAGAATAGAGCCACTTATTTATATGGGGCAAGCAGTGATAATAAAAAAAATTTGATGGCTCCTTATTTGCTTCATTTTTATATTATAAAAGAAGCGAAAAATATGGGATGTAAAGAATATGATTTCTGGGGTATTGATGAAAAAAAATGGCCAGGTATAACCCGCTTTAAAAAAGGATTCGGCGGAAAAATCGTGGAATATCCCGGAACATTTGATATTATTTTTAATAAAAAGTGGTATCAAATGTATACTTGGACAAAAGGAATAAAAAAATCTATTTTATAATTTATAACACGAAAATTTGATTAAAATATGAAATTTAGAATATAGAATACAAAAAAATAAGAATAAAATTTTAAATTTTTTATGTATCATTCTCTTCCCATTCAAAAAGTATTGGAATTAGTAGATTCAAACCCAAATGGTTTAACTCAAAGTGAAGTTGAAAAAAGGCAAAAAAAATACGGGCCTAATGTTCTGCCTGAAAAGAAAAAAACAACCACTCTCTCTTTGTTTTTATCACAATTCAAAAGTCCCCTTGTTTATATTCTTTTAATAGGCGCTGTTATATCCTTTGCCCTTAAGGAATTTATTGACGGAGGTATTATTTTAGCCGCTGTTTTGATTAATGCTATTATGGGTTTTTTGCAAGAGAATAAAGCAGAAAAAACTCTCCTCCGTTTAAAACAAATAGTAGAGCATAAAACTATAGTCAGAAGAGAAGGTATAGAGCAAGTTGTTTTGTCTAATAAATTAGTTCCCGGCGATATTATTATTTTAGGAGCAGGAGATATTATTCCTGCCGATGGACGAATTATCAACTCAAAAAATTTTGAAGTTAATGAATCTGTCCTTACTGGAGAATCAACTCCCTCGCCAAAAACAAATAAAATTCTAAAAGAAGAAACTCCCTTAGCTGATAGAGAAAATATGGTTTATAGCGGTACTGTAGTTGATCGAGGAAAAGCCGAAGTAGTAGTTGTAAATATTGGAGAATATTCAGAAATTGGCAAAATCGCTTTATTGATTAAAAAAACTCCCGAAGAAAAGACACCTCTTCAAAAGAAAATAAGCAGTTTATCCAAGACATTGAGCATAATTATTGGCGCATCTTGTTTTGTATTATTCGTTTCGGGTATTATAGTTGGTCGGCCTTTTTTGGAAATGCTCCTTACCTCTATTGCTGTAGCCGTAGCTGGAATCCCCGAAGGATTGCTTATTGCTGTAACTATTTGTTTAGTTATTGGCATGCAAACTCTTTCTAAAAATAATTCGTTGGTTAAAAAATTAGTTGCCACAGAAACTTTAGGTTCAGTTACTACTATTATTAGCGATAAAACAGGAACACTTACTGAGGGGAAAATGGTTGTAACTCATATTTTACCTAAAGAAGGAAAATCAGTTGATGATATTTTAAGAGTTGGCTTACTTTGCAATGAAGCTGTTATTGAAAATCCTAAAGAAAAACAAGAAAAATGGATTATCTTTGGCGATTCTACTGATGAAGCCTTAATTCGAGAAGCAATAAGAGCTGGTTTAAAAAGAGAAGAAATTATTAAAGAATACCCCAAACTTGACGAAATTTCTTTTGAGTCAAAGAAAAAGCAAATGAGCGTGCTTTGCCAAAATAAAACTTCAAATATTATTTTAGTTAAAGGAACGCCAGAAATTATTTTTAAATATTGTCTTTTGAAAAAAGACGAGCAGGAAAAAAATTTATCTTTAGTAAAAAATTTAACAAAAAGTGGTTTACGCATTTTGGCTTTTGCTCAGAAAGAAACAAAAGAAAAGAAAATACCTTCTGAATTTTCCGATTTTGAATATTTAGGATTAATTGCCCTTAAAGATCCGTTAAGAAAAGAAGCAAAAGAAGTAATTAAAGAATGCTATAAAATGGGAGTTCGGCCAATTTTAGCCACCGGAGACCATAAATTAACCGCTTTATTTATAGGGAAAGAAGTAGGAATAAAAGAATGCGCAGTTATTGAAGGGAAAGATATTGATCAAATGTCCGATGAAGAGTTGAGAAAAATTATTAAAAAAAATGGAATTTTCGCCAGAGTCACCCCAAAACATAAAATGAGATTAATTAAAATTTTAAGAAATGACCAGGAAGTTATTGCTATGACCGGCGACGGAGTAAATGATGCTCCGGCAATTAAATCTGCTGACATTGGTATTGCTTTAGGTTCAGGCTCGGAGGTAACCAAAGAAATAGCCGATATTATTCTTTTAGATAATAATTTAAAAACAATTCTTACAGCGATAAAAGAAGGACGAAATATTTTTGATAATATTAAAAAAATAATTCTTTATTTACTTTCCGATGGATTCACTGAGCTTGTTTTAATCGGCGGCTCTTTACTTTTTGGATGGCCATTACCTGTGGCTGCGGCTCAAATTCTTTGGGTTAATATTATTGAAGATACTTTGCCTGCTTTAAGTTTATCTTACGAAAAACCGATAATTGATATTTCCCAAACTAAACCTCGCGATCTTAAATCACCACTACTGGATAAAGAAATGAAATTTCTTATTGTTATTATTGGCATAGCCACTGATTTAATTATGCTTGGCCTTTTCAGCTGGCTCTTAAAAGATGCCCATCTTCCTATCAACCATATTCGCACTTTTATTTTTGCTGATTTAGCTATAGATAGTCTTCTTAATATTTATAGTTGCAAAAATCTTAATAAAAATCTTTGGCATTATAATCCATTTAATAATCGATTTTTAAATTTAACCGTTCTCTTTGGTTTTGGTATGCTTTTAATTGGTGTTTATATCCCTTTCTTCCAAAATATTTTAAAAACCGTTCCTCTCAATTTCTTTGATTGGTTATTACTTGTTGTATTGGGATTCTTAGAAATCACTTTAGTGGAATTGGGGAAAATGATTTTTATCCACAAAAATTCAAAACTTACAGCAACTAACGCGAAAAATTAATTTGAATATAGGATTTAGAATATAAAATACAAAAAAAATAAAATATAGAATTTAATTTATTTTAGATTTTTATTTTTAATTTTTACGTTTTAATTTTTTATTATGCTTTTATGCGACATTCAAAATTATTCTGGAAAAACAATCACCTTAAAGGGTTGGGTTTTTAATTTCCGCTCCTCAGGTTCAATTTATTTTCTGCAATTTAGAGATGGCACTGGAAAAATTCAAATTGTTGTTTCTAAAAATAACATTGAACCTCAAATTTTTGAAGAAGTTAAAAAAATTACTCAGGAAACTTCTATTGAGGCGGAGGGGAAAGTTTATCCGGAGAAAAAATCTCCTTATGGCTGGGAAATGCAAGCGGAAAAAATAAAAATAATTCAAGTTTCTTCTCCTTATCCCTTAGGCAAAAAATCCCACGGCCCTGATTTTTTGTTTAAAGAACGCCATCTTTGGCTACGCTCTCCTAAAGAAGCGGCTATTTTAAAAATCCGCGATGAAATCGCTTTAAACATACGACTTTTTTTGAAACAAAAAAATTTTACTTTAACTGATTCGCCAATTCTAACTCCTACAGCCTGTGAAGGAACAACTACTCTTTTTAAGGTTGATTATTTTGGTAAAAATGTTTATCTTTCTCAATCAGGACAACTCTATTTAGAAGCATTAATTTATAGTTTGGGCCGAGTTTACGACTTTGGTCCAGTATTTAGAGCAGAAAAATCAAAAACACGCCGGCATTTAACTGAATTTTGGATGATGGATGCAGAAGCTGCTTTTTTAGAGCATAAAGAAAATATGGT contains:
- a CDS encoding Calcium-transporting ATPase 1, whose translation is MYHSLPIQKVLELVDSNPNGLTQSEVEKRQKKYGPNVLPEKKKTTTLSLFLSQFKSPLVYILLIGAVISFALKEFIDGGIILAAVLINAIMGFLQENKAEKTLLRLKQIVEHKTIVRREGIEQVVLSNKLVPGDIIILGAGDIIPADGRIINSKNFEVNESVLTGESTPSPKTNKILKEETPLADRENMVYSGTVVDRGKAEVVVVNIGEYSEIGKIALLIKKTPEEKTPLQKKISSLSKTLSIIIGASCFVLFVSGIIVGRPFLEMLLTSIAVAVAGIPEGLLIAVTICLVIGMQTLSKNNSLVKKLVATETLGSVTTIISDKTGTLTEGKMVVTHILPKEGKSVDDILRVGLLCNEAVIENPKEKQEKWIIFGDSTDEALIREAIRAGLKREEIIKEYPKLDEISFESKKKQMSVLCQNKTSNIILVKGTPEIIFKYCLLKKDEQEKNLSLVKNLTKSGLRILAFAQKETKEKKIPSEFSDFEYLGLIALKDPLRKEAKEVIKECYKMGVRPILATGDHKLTALFIGKEVGIKECAVIEGKDIDQMSDEELRKIIKKNGIFARVTPKHKMRLIKILRNDQEVIAMTGDGVNDAPAIKSADIGIALGSGSEVTKEIADIILLDNNLKTILTAIKEGRNIFDNIKKIILYLLSDGFTELVLIGGSLLFGWPLPVAAAQILWVNIIEDTLPALSLSYEKPIIDISQTKPRDLKSPLLDKEMKFLIVIIGIATDLIMLGLFSWLLKDAHLPINHIRTFIFADLAIDSLLNIYSCKNLNKNLWHYNPFNNRFLNLTVLFGFGMLLIGVYIPFFQNILKTVPLNFFDWLLLVVLGFLEITLVELGKMIFIHKNSKLTATNAKN
- the asnS gene encoding Asparagine--tRNA ligase — protein: MLLCDIQNYSGKTITLKGWVFNFRSSGSIYFLQFRDGTGKIQIVVSKNNIEPQIFEEVKKITQETSIEAEGKVYPEKKSPYGWEMQAEKIKIIQVSSPYPLGKKSHGPDFLFKERHLWLRSPKEAAILKIRDEIALNIRLFLKQKNFTLTDSPILTPTACEGTTTLFKVDYFGKNVYLSQSGQLYLEALIYSLGRVYDFGPVFRAEKSKTRRHLTEFWMMDAEAAFLEHKENMVLQEEFIYFLIKEILKNCSKELEILERDIVPLKKIKPPFPRITYEEAIKILQKKGSSIKWGDDFGADEEAILSLQNDNPLFVEKYPSKIKAFYMKPDEENPEIVLNDDLLAPEGYGEIIGGSERIWDYELLKQKIQENKLPLDSLKWYLDLRKYGSVPHSGFGLGLERFISWITGIHHIRETIPFPRTMNRIKP